The following coding sequences are from one Candidatus Nitrohelix vancouverensis window:
- a CDS encoding response regulator has translation MTRKIYKLSAISLTNVLIFAFGFMILIGTFGWFTISSIEETIKTQTLGHLSKRLPLSVKMIKIWEHGIQSNAAAIASEQKLKNHVLALMNLEDTNEGGTSLPDNSIEIKNFKNYMDSHLQYSQFIEFSLLTADGSEIGMDAQNNTESRWLVNTPEGARLLELVRLGNTTTSIPLVSQKPLPDREGVYRKGIPTIIVGTPIYLSNGDLSAILVLYLRADSEFTEIFSISQFGKSGETYAFDADGRMITQTRFEDYFHTQGLMEASDTSILKIKLTDPGGNLLEGFKPDLKTEDQPLTRMAKSAINRDSGFDIEGYRDYRGVKVVGVWSWMSEFGFGVASEINYDEAYKDLFAVKKLFYQIFALLFLSACAVIGLTWKQRENQIALLKATEVAEQANHAKSLFLANMSHEIRTPMNAILGYSQILLRKKDLTQQTRESIETIDSSGKNLLTLINEILDISKIEAGKMELNPSVFELNQCLDELAKLFTLRCRQKKLLWTFNPLHKEFNVTGDETKLRQVLINLIGNAVKFTDAGEVSLRVSPLEGDTFLFEVTDTGPGIPPSAQETIFEPFGQEESGAQKGGTGLGLAISKKQLALMGSDLHLESQIGVGSRFYFNIRLPQANTEVVKPNSLPGKVLKIVEGRHYKALVVDDVKENRDVLSMLLSDVGIDVIEAGDGFEAIEMTRAHSPDIIFMDMQMPQMRGEKAVELINKEFGPHRFKIVSITASALDADKQSYVDIGCHDYISKPFTEEQLFLCLQNLLNLQYVYEEEVNEKSEEETIDAINFNNLNITESLLNQMKEATERYNITLLEKSISELEQSHKDHKILAKHLKVLMNKYDMEGVAQILVKLNSLENSPDSDLD, from the coding sequence AAATTTACAAACTATCTGCAATCAGCCTCACCAATGTTCTTATTTTTGCCTTTGGTTTTATGATTTTAATTGGGACCTTTGGCTGGTTTACGATTTCCAGTATCGAGGAAACAATAAAAACCCAGACCCTTGGGCATTTGAGCAAGAGGCTACCCCTATCTGTAAAGATGATTAAAATCTGGGAACATGGAATTCAATCCAATGCCGCGGCTATCGCTTCTGAACAAAAACTGAAAAACCATGTTTTAGCTCTCATGAACCTGGAGGATACCAACGAAGGCGGCACATCCCTTCCTGACAATTCCATAGAGATAAAGAATTTTAAAAACTACATGGATTCACACTTGCAATATTCTCAATTCATTGAGTTTAGCCTCCTGACTGCTGACGGCTCTGAGATAGGAATGGATGCGCAGAACAATACTGAGAGCCGATGGCTGGTCAATACTCCAGAAGGAGCGCGCCTGTTAGAACTGGTCCGCCTTGGTAATACAACGACGTCTATCCCACTTGTCAGCCAGAAACCGCTACCCGATCGGGAGGGAGTTTATCGCAAGGGAATTCCGACGATAATCGTTGGAACCCCGATTTATCTTTCCAATGGCGACCTATCAGCAATACTAGTCCTCTATCTCCGAGCTGATTCCGAATTCACAGAAATATTCAGTATTTCCCAATTTGGCAAGAGCGGAGAAACCTATGCTTTCGACGCTGACGGGAGGATGATTACCCAAACGCGATTTGAAGATTATTTTCACACTCAAGGTCTTATGGAGGCATCAGACACGTCGATCCTGAAAATAAAACTCACCGATCCTGGCGGCAATCTTCTCGAAGGATTTAAGCCCGATCTCAAAACAGAGGATCAGCCCTTAACCCGCATGGCGAAAAGCGCGATTAACAGGGATTCCGGTTTTGACATTGAAGGCTATCGCGATTATCGAGGCGTCAAGGTCGTTGGCGTATGGAGCTGGATGTCAGAATTCGGCTTCGGCGTCGCCAGCGAGATAAATTACGATGAGGCCTACAAAGATTTGTTTGCTGTGAAGAAATTATTTTACCAAATTTTCGCGCTTCTTTTCCTGTCTGCCTGCGCTGTCATCGGGCTGACATGGAAGCAAAGAGAAAATCAAATAGCTCTGCTCAAGGCCACGGAGGTCGCCGAACAGGCAAACCATGCCAAGTCTTTATTTCTCGCAAATATGAGCCATGAAATACGGACGCCCATGAATGCAATCCTTGGTTATTCGCAAATCCTCCTGCGCAAAAAGGACCTGACTCAACAAACCAGGGAGTCTATTGAAACGATCGACAGTAGTGGTAAGAATTTGCTTACCCTGATCAACGAAATTCTCGATATTTCAAAAATCGAAGCGGGCAAAATGGAACTCAATCCATCTGTATTTGAGTTGAACCAATGTCTGGATGAATTAGCCAAACTCTTCACCCTACGTTGCAGGCAAAAAAAACTGCTCTGGACATTCAACCCACTGCACAAGGAATTTAACGTTACAGGCGATGAAACAAAGTTACGACAAGTTTTGATCAATCTCATTGGCAATGCAGTGAAATTCACGGATGCAGGAGAAGTCTCTTTGAGGGTCAGTCCTTTAGAGGGTGACACTTTCCTGTTTGAGGTAACAGACACCGGGCCGGGAATCCCTCCTTCGGCTCAGGAGACCATTTTTGAACCATTCGGTCAGGAAGAGTCAGGAGCGCAAAAGGGTGGGACCGGCCTGGGTCTGGCTATATCAAAAAAACAACTGGCTCTGATGGGTTCTGATTTGCATCTTGAGTCACAGATTGGCGTCGGCTCGCGGTTTTATTTTAATATCCGCCTCCCTCAGGCGAACACTGAAGTTGTGAAACCCAATTCACTTCCCGGCAAGGTTCTGAAAATAGTCGAAGGTCGCCATTACAAAGCTCTGGTTGTGGATGACGTGAAAGAAAACCGCGATGTACTGTCAATGCTTTTATCTGACGTCGGCATTGACGTTATCGAGGCGGGCGACGGCTTTGAAGCGATTGAAATGACCCGCGCCCACTCCCCCGACATCATCTTTATGGATATGCAAATGCCTCAAATGCGGGGAGAGAAAGCAGTCGAACTGATAAACAAAGAATTTGGCCCACATCGTTTCAAAATCGTATCCATCACCGCCTCGGCGCTGGATGCGGACAAGCAATCTTATGTTGATATCGGTTGCCATGATTACATCTCAAAACCATTCACAGAGGAGCAACTGTTTCTTTGCCTTCAAAATCTCCTTAACCTTCAATATGTTTACGAGGAAGAGGTAAATGAAAAATCTGAAGAAGAAACTATTGATGCAATCAATTTCAATAATCTGAATATAACAGAAAGCTTGCTCAATCAAATGAAAGAAGCCACCGAGCGTTACAACATCACCCTTCTGGAAAAATCAATTTCTGAACTCGAACAGAGCCACAAAGATCATAAAATTTTAGCAAAACATCTTAAAGTTTTGATGAATAAATATGACATGGAAGGGGTCGCCCAAATTCTCGTAAAACTAAACTCCCTAGAGAATTCCCCGGACTCTGATCTGGATTGA
- a CDS encoding transposase yields MVFIKPWEQTQDLHVERFNRTYQTEVLDTSVFGRLSKVQEIPNSWIRKY; encoded by the coding sequence ATGGTGTTTATCAAACCTTGGGAACAGACTCAGGACTTGCATGTGGAACGATTCAATCGAACGTATCAAACCGAAGTGTTGGACACATCTGTGTTCGGGCGATTATCAAAAGTACAGGAAATACCGAATAGCTGGATAAGGAAATATTAG
- a CDS encoding hybrid sensor histidine kinase/response regulator, which yields MFQNHEELKGMKILIVDDTLENLNVLRSILSSKGFNIYIATNGELALKLSEKTIPDLILLDVMMPGMNGFETCQKLKANSATKDIPVIFVSAKSETSDIVDGFSVGGVDYIVKPFNMEEVIVRVHTQLKLKKTTEDLKLAVVQLHAAQNDSLAKSEFLTRMSHELKTPLNAIIGFSALMQNNQDNLTPKQNKNIKFISDAGNRLHSIIKDILDVCLLEPNAYKIFTAKVELNPLLENSICSIRELAETKGIRIGHDFDLKKSIFVTGDAQRIKQILDSLLINAVKYNKEQGKIDIGLISSENGKVVISVADTGEGIQSSDYDKIFEPLFRLEKHRSQVSGLGLGLTLSKKYIELMGGAIQVESKPGEGSCFKLQLQKFVN from the coding sequence ATGTTTCAGAATCATGAAGAATTGAAGGGCATGAAGATTCTTATTGTGGATGACACTTTGGAGAATCTCAATGTTTTGCGCAGTATCCTGAGCTCTAAAGGCTTCAATATTTACATTGCTACTAATGGTGAACTGGCATTGAAGCTCAGTGAGAAAACCATACCTGACTTGATCCTGCTGGATGTAATGATGCCAGGTATGAATGGCTTTGAAACATGTCAAAAATTAAAAGCCAACAGTGCAACAAAGGATATCCCTGTCATATTTGTCTCAGCGAAATCAGAGACCAGTGATATTGTGGATGGATTTTCCGTTGGAGGGGTTGATTATATTGTTAAGCCATTCAACATGGAAGAGGTGATTGTCCGGGTACATACACAACTCAAGCTGAAAAAGACTACTGAAGATTTAAAATTAGCGGTTGTACAATTGCATGCTGCTCAAAATGATAGTTTGGCAAAGTCAGAATTTTTGACTCGAATGAGTCATGAACTTAAGACGCCATTGAATGCTATTATTGGTTTTTCGGCATTAATGCAAAACAATCAGGATAATCTGACTCCAAAGCAGAATAAAAACATTAAATTTATTTCGGACGCTGGGAATCGCCTGCACAGTATAATTAAAGATATCCTGGATGTTTGTTTGTTGGAACCGAATGCCTACAAGATTTTCACAGCTAAAGTTGAATTGAATCCACTACTAGAAAATTCCATTTGTTCGATTAGGGAACTGGCCGAAACTAAGGGGATCCGTATCGGTCATGATTTTGATCTTAAGAAGAGTATTTTTGTGACAGGTGATGCGCAACGGATCAAGCAGATTCTTGATAGTTTGTTGATCAATGCCGTGAAATACAACAAGGAGCAGGGGAAGATTGATATTGGATTAATATCTTCTGAAAACGGGAAAGTAGTCATTTCAGTAGCGGATACAGGGGAAGGGATTCAAAGTTCGGACTATGATAAAATCTTTGAGCCTCTTTTTCGTTTAGAAAAACATCGCTCGCAAGTGTCAGGGCTGGGGCTTGGACTCACTCTTTCGAAAAAGTACATTGAGTTAATGGGGGGAGCGATTCAAGTCGAAAGCAAACCCGGGGAGGGAAGTTGTTTCAAGTTACAACTTCAAAAGTTTGTTAATTAA